One genomic window of Bos taurus isolate L1 Dominette 01449 registration number 42190680 breed Hereford chromosome Y, ARS-UCD2.0, whole genome shotgun sequence includes the following:
- the LOC132344504 gene encoding melanoma antigen preferentially expressed in tumors isoform X1, with the protein MWPKLPQRMYLQDSFQRRFFRMNVQAPPRLLELGAQCLLRNEALAIMALEELPIELFPPLFMEAFAGRHTEALKAMVQAWPFPCLPLGALMQDHQPHLDTFQAALDGLDVLLAQEVRPRRWKLQVLDLRRKTHQDFWTLWSGMKVSVCSLLEPEPAQPMQKRCRVEAQAGLKPEQAPVEVLVDLCIKEDTLDETLSYLLKKAKKRGKLLHIRCQKLRIFTMPMKSIRKILKVVQLDSIQDLEVNCIWKLATLSRFLPHLGRMGNLRRLLLSRIHILPHTTPDQENCVNQLSAQFLNLPHLQELYLDSISFLEGRLHQVLRCLNTPLETLSITNCLISESDLTYLSQCPSVSLLKDLGLSGVNLTSLNLESLQVLIERTSATLQELDLDECGIMDSQFSALLPSLSGCSQLTTFSFCGNPISMAVLESLLHHTMGLSKLSHVLYPAPLESYEDVHGTLHLGLLAQLHARLKQLLCKSGRSSMFWVSASPCPHCGDQILYDTEPILCPCYLPD; encoded by the exons ATGTGGCCCAAACTCCCCCAACGAATGTACCTTCag GACTCATTCCAGAGGAGGTTCTTCAGGATGAACGTCCAGGCCCCACCCCGACTCCTGGAGCTGGGCGCACAGTGCCTGCTGCGCAATGAGGCCTTGGCCATCATGGCTCTGGAGGAGCTGCCCATCGAGCTCTTTCCACCACTGTTTATGGAGGCCTTTGCTGGAAGGCACACAGAGGCCCTGAAGGCGATGGTGCAGGCCTggcccttcccctgcctcccactgGGGGCCCTGATGCAAGACCACCAGCCTCATCTGGACACCTTCCAGGCAGCACTCGATGGTCTGGATGTCCTGCTTGCTCAGGAGGTCCGCCCCAG GCGGTGGAAGCTGCAGGTGCTGGACTTGCGCCGGAAAACCCACCAGGACTTCTGGACCCTGTGGTCCGGGATGAAGGTCAGTGTTTGCTCACTGCTGGAGCCTGAGCCAGCCCAACCAATGCAGAAGAGGTGCAGGGTGGAGGCGCAGGCGGGGCTGAAGCCAGAGCAGGCCCCTGTGGAGGTGCTGGTCGACCTGTGCATCAAGGAGGACACTCTGGATGAGACCCTCAGCTACCTGCTGAAGAAGGCCAAGAAGAGGGGGAAGCTGCTGCACATCCGCTGCCAGAAGCTGAGGATCTTCACCATGCCCATGAAGagcatcaggaagatcctgaaggtggtgcagctggacTCCATTCAGGACCTGGAGGTCAACTGCATCTGGAAGCTGGCCACGCTGAGCAGGTTCCTGCCGCACCTGGGCCGGATGGGCAACCTGCGCCGGCTGCTGCTGTCTCGCATCCACATATTGCCACATACCACCCCGGACCAGGAGAACTGCGTCAACCAGCTCAGTGCACAGTTCCTGAACCTGCCCCACCTGCAGGAGCTCTACCTGGACTCCATCTCCTTCCTCGAGGGCCGCCTGCACCAGGTGCTCAG GTGCCTGAACACCCCTCTGGAGACCCTGTCGATCACCAATTGCCTGATTTCGGAGTCAGACCTGACATACCTGTCGCAGTGCCCGAGCGTCAGCCTGCTGAAGGACCTTGGCCTCAGCGGGGTCAACCTGACCAGCCTCAACTTGGAGTCCCTGCAGGTCCTGATTGAGAGGACCTCAGCCACCCTGCAGGAACTGGACCTGGATGAGTGCGGCATCATGGACTCTCAGTTCAGTGCCCTCTTACCCTCCCTGAGCGGCTGCTCCCAGCTCACCACCTTCAGCTTCTGTGGCAACCCTATCTCTATGGCTGTGCTGGAGAGCCTGCTGCACCACACCATGGGGCTGAGTAAGCTGAGCCACGTGCTGTACCCTGCACCCCTGGAGAGCTATGAGGATGTGCATGGCACCCTGCACCTGGGCCTTCTGGCTCAGCTGCATGCCCGGCTCAAGCAGCTTCTGTGCAAGTCTGGGCGGTCCAGCATGTTCTGGGTCAGCGCCAGCCCCTGTCCACACTGCGGTGACCAGATCCTCTATGACACCGAGCCCATCCTGTGCCCCTGCTACTTGCCCGACTAG
- the LOC132344504 gene encoding melanoma antigen preferentially expressed in tumors isoform X2: MNVQAPPRLLELGAQCLLRNEALAIMALEELPIELFPPLFMEAFAGRHTEALKAMVQAWPFPCLPLGALMQDHQPHLDTFQAALDGLDVLLAQEVRPRRWKLQVLDLRRKTHQDFWTLWSGMKVSVCSLLEPEPAQPMQKRCRVEAQAGLKPEQAPVEVLVDLCIKEDTLDETLSYLLKKAKKRGKLLHIRCQKLRIFTMPMKSIRKILKVVQLDSIQDLEVNCIWKLATLSRFLPHLGRMGNLRRLLLSRIHILPHTTPDQENCVNQLSAQFLNLPHLQELYLDSISFLEGRLHQVLRCLNTPLETLSITNCLISESDLTYLSQCPSVSLLKDLGLSGVNLTSLNLESLQVLIERTSATLQELDLDECGIMDSQFSALLPSLSGCSQLTTFSFCGNPISMAVLESLLHHTMGLSKLSHVLYPAPLESYEDVHGTLHLGLLAQLHARLKQLLCKSGRSSMFWVSASPCPHCGDQILYDTEPILCPCYLPD; the protein is encoded by the exons ATGAACGTCCAGGCCCCACCCCGACTCCTGGAGCTGGGCGCACAGTGCCTGCTGCGCAATGAGGCCTTGGCCATCATGGCTCTGGAGGAGCTGCCCATCGAGCTCTTTCCACCACTGTTTATGGAGGCCTTTGCTGGAAGGCACACAGAGGCCCTGAAGGCGATGGTGCAGGCCTggcccttcccctgcctcccactgGGGGCCCTGATGCAAGACCACCAGCCTCATCTGGACACCTTCCAGGCAGCACTCGATGGTCTGGATGTCCTGCTTGCTCAGGAGGTCCGCCCCAG GCGGTGGAAGCTGCAGGTGCTGGACTTGCGCCGGAAAACCCACCAGGACTTCTGGACCCTGTGGTCCGGGATGAAGGTCAGTGTTTGCTCACTGCTGGAGCCTGAGCCAGCCCAACCAATGCAGAAGAGGTGCAGGGTGGAGGCGCAGGCGGGGCTGAAGCCAGAGCAGGCCCCTGTGGAGGTGCTGGTCGACCTGTGCATCAAGGAGGACACTCTGGATGAGACCCTCAGCTACCTGCTGAAGAAGGCCAAGAAGAGGGGGAAGCTGCTGCACATCCGCTGCCAGAAGCTGAGGATCTTCACCATGCCCATGAAGagcatcaggaagatcctgaaggtggtgcagctggacTCCATTCAGGACCTGGAGGTCAACTGCATCTGGAAGCTGGCCACGCTGAGCAGGTTCCTGCCGCACCTGGGCCGGATGGGCAACCTGCGCCGGCTGCTGCTGTCTCGCATCCACATATTGCCACATACCACCCCGGACCAGGAGAACTGCGTCAACCAGCTCAGTGCACAGTTCCTGAACCTGCCCCACCTGCAGGAGCTCTACCTGGACTCCATCTCCTTCCTCGAGGGCCGCCTGCACCAGGTGCTCAG GTGCCTGAACACCCCTCTGGAGACCCTGTCGATCACCAATTGCCTGATTTCGGAGTCAGACCTGACATACCTGTCGCAGTGCCCGAGCGTCAGCCTGCTGAAGGACCTTGGCCTCAGCGGGGTCAACCTGACCAGCCTCAACTTGGAGTCCCTGCAGGTCCTGATTGAGAGGACCTCAGCCACCCTGCAGGAACTGGACCTGGATGAGTGCGGCATCATGGACTCTCAGTTCAGTGCCCTCTTACCCTCCCTGAGCGGCTGCTCCCAGCTCACCACCTTCAGCTTCTGTGGCAACCCTATCTCTATGGCTGTGCTGGAGAGCCTGCTGCACCACACCATGGGGCTGAGTAAGCTGAGCCACGTGCTGTACCCTGCACCCCTGGAGAGCTATGAGGATGTGCATGGCACCCTGCACCTGGGCCTTCTGGCTCAGCTGCATGCCCGGCTCAAGCAGCTTCTGTGCAAGTCTGGGCGGTCCAGCATGTTCTGGGTCAGCGCCAGCCCCTGTCCACACTGCGGTGACCAGATCCTCTATGACACCGAGCCCATCCTGTGCCCCTGCTACTTGCCCGACTAG